GTAACTGTCAAACTCAGGAATAAAATTGATTGAGCAACTTCTAGAAGGTGGAGTACCTGGAGTACATATTTTTACTATGGGGAAAGGAAAGATAGTAAAAGACATTTTAAGTGCATTTAATGGAGCTTTTTAGAATTTCTTTGGGTGCGGGCTGCAGAACGAAATGAGGAAGCCTTTTGCTCTTACTATTGGGTGGGAAACGGGGCAAAGGGGTGTTGAATAATGTTTCTAAAGACAGTATAAATTTTTTAGAGGAGGCAGAAAAAAAATGGCACGCCCGGAGGGAATCGAACCCCCAACCTGCGGTTTTGGAGACCGCCGCTCTACCAATTGAGCTACAGGCGTATTGCTTCAATATTATAACATAAAAGTAGAAATCTATCAAGCGTTTTTTTCTTTAAATTAGAGTGAATTGATTTGTTAACAATAATGTGATATGCTTATGAATAGAGAAGTTTGACATGTATCTTAAAAAAAGAGTCCTTCTATTTATATTATAAAATATTTAATATAATAGTAACTTTAAATTATACCTCGTCTTTTACTTTTTTCATACTTTTTACCAAATTTCTTTCTTTTTATAGTATACTAAGGAAGGATTATTAAGTAATGGGGTGAGCAAATAATGTTCGAAAATTTACAAAAAAAGTTGACAGGAGTCTTCAAGAACCTATCAGGTAAAGGTAAATTATCTGAAAAAAATATAAAAGACGCTGTTAGAGAAGTAAAACTTTCTCTGTTGGAAGCGGATGTACATTATAAAGTGGTTAAAGAACTGATCGATAGGGTTAAGGAAGAAGCGGTTGGATCTAAAGTTCTTGAAAGCTTAACTCCTGATCAAGAATTTATCAGAATAGTTCGAGACGATTTAATAGAATTGATGGGCGGTAAAGAAAACAGTAAGATTACTATTTCTCATAACCCTGGTTTTATTATGCTTACAGGTTTACAAGGAAGCGGTAAAACAACGACCGCGGCTAAATTAGCAAATCTTTATAAGAAAAAAGGAAAAAACCCTTTGTTAGTTGCTGCTGATACTTACAGACCAGCAGCTATCGATCAACTTGTACAGTTGGGTGAGGATATTGGTATTCCTGTCTTTACTGGTGATAGGGTAGACGCTTTGAAAATTGTAGAAGAAAGTAAAAAATATGCTGAAAAGCTTTTACATGATATTGTTATTGTAGATACCGCGGGTCGTTTGCACATCGATGAAAAGATGATGGAAGAGTTAGATAAGATAAAAAAGATAATTAATCCAGATGAAATTTTGATGGTCGTCGATTCAATGGTTGGTCAAGACGCAGTCAATTCGGCAAAAGAATTTAACGATAAATTGGATCTTTCTGGTTTTGTTGTTTCAAAACTCGACGGTGATTCTCGTGGCGGGGTCATCATTTCTATAAGGTACATAACGGGAAAACCTGTCAAGTTAGTCGGTGTTGGTGAGAAGATAGATGATTTGGAAGAGTTTTACCCAGATAGATATGTTGGAAGAATTTTGGGAATGGGAGATGTACTTTCTTTCATAGAGAAAGTAGAAAAAGATATAGATAAAAAGAAAGCAGAAGAAGATGCGGAAAGGTTTATGGATGGAAAGTTCGATTTAAAAGATTTTCTCGAGCAAATTCGACAAATAAGAAAATTAGGGCCTCTCAGTAATCTTTTAGAAATGGTTCCTGGAGTTCCAAAGGAACAGGTGGATGTAACCAAAGGTGAACAAGAATTAAAAAAATTCGAAGCAATAATTAATTCAATGACTCCAAAAGAGCGTAAAAACACTAGAATACTAACTTATTCAAGAAAACAACGGATAGCAAAGGGAAGTGGGACAACTCTTCAAGATATCAATAGACTTTTGAAATCGTACGATCAGTTGAAAAAAACGATGAAGCAAATGAAAAAACTCAAGGGCAGAAAACTGATGAAAAATCTACCTTTTTAAAATACTAATAATAATTAAAAATATGTGGAGGTGTATTAATGGTAAAAATCAGATTGAACAGGATGGGAAGGCGACATCAACCGTTTTATAGAATAGTTATCGTAGACTCAAGAAACAAAAGGAGCGGAAAATATATAGAATCAATCGGATACTATGATCCTCTAAATAACTCAAATCAGTACAAAGTCGACGAAGATAAGGCTTTAGATTGGCTTTTAAAAGGTGCTCAACCCACAGACACAGCAAGAAGAATTCTTAGAAAAATGGGTGTCATGAAAAGATATGATGAAATAAAATTTAGAGCTAGAAAAGAAAAGAATACCAAAAACTCTGAGAAAATTGTTGAAACAGAAGGAGAAAAAGTCAAAGAATGAAAAATCTGCTTTTAGACATTTTGAACAACATCGTTAAACATCCAGATGAAATAAAGATCATTGAATCCAATGAAGAAAAAAACGTAATATTTGAAATATACGCGAATTCTGAAGATGTTGGACAAATAATTGGAAAAGACGGTAGAACTATTAAATCCATAAACATTCTTTTAAATGCAGCAAAAAAAGATCCTGAGAAGAAATTTATTTTAAAAGTAATTAGGTGAGTGAATTGAAAAGTTTATCTAATCTTTTGGACAACAAAATCTCTGTAGCAAAAATCGTTAATAGCCATGGAGTGCACGGAGAGGTAAAAATAGTACCTTTTACCAATGTAAAAGATGTGATAACGAACTTAGAAGAAGTTCTCTTATACAACATCTCAACCAGAAATTTCTTCTTTAGTAAGGTATTACAAGTTAAACCATTAAATAAATTTTTTGTATTAAGCTTACGTGGAATAAAGGACATGGACGAAGCTAAAAAAATGATAGGTTATGAAGTTTTTATCGATAAGAAAGATCTTCCTTCTCTTAAAAGCGACGAATATTACTGGTATGAGATTTTAGATTCTGAGGTTTACTATGAAGACGGAGAATACGTTGGAAAGGTAGAAGAAATAATTCAAACAGGTGCAAACGATGTTATCTCCATAAAAAATGTTGAGGATGATAAAGAAGTTCTCATACCAATGACAGATCATTACATTGTTGAATTAAAAAAAGAAGATAAAATTATTATAGTAAAAAAGATAGAGTGGTACGAAAATGGAACAAATCAAAAGGATTAAAATCAGTGTTTTGACGATTTTCCCCACTATGTTTGATATTATCAAAAACTATGGAGTAATCAAAAAGGCTATAGAAAAAGAATTAGTTGAAATAGATATATTCAATCTAAGAGATTACGCAACTGATAAACACAAAGTAACTGATAAACCTGGTTACGGTGGAGAAAATGGAATGGTTATGCTGGCAGAACCTTTTTATCGTTTTTACGATGAATACATACTATCTAAGAACCGTAAACCTTATATAGTTTTACCTTCTCCACAAGGCGAAGTATTTAATAACGATTTAGCTTTTGAGTTAGCAAAAAAAGAGGAATTAGTTTTTTTCTGTGGAAGATACGAAGGAATAGATGAAAGGGTTAAAAAGATCGTTGACAAAGAAGTTTCAATAGGAGATTACGTTTTAACTGGCGGCGAAATCCCTACCATGGTTATTATCGAAACTCTTTTAAGATTTTTGCCCGGAGTAATAGGTTCAAAAACAAGTGTGGAAAACGATTCTTTTTACAATGGGCTTTTAGACCATTCACACTACACCAAACCTCGGGATTTTAGAGGAATGCAAGTGCCAGAAATTCTGTTAAGTGGGGATCATGAGCGTATTAGAATCTTTAGAAAAAAAGACAGTTTGTTAAAAACGATATTGAAAAGGCCTGATCTATTTATAAAGAAAGAATTAAATGAAGAAGAAAAAAAGATTTTAGTAGAGATTATTCAAGAAATGCTTAACAAAAACTCTAATTATTTTAAGGAGTCCCAAGATGTTTGATAAACTATATGTGGCCTTAATTCACTATCCTATTCTAAAAAAAGACGGAAGTATTGTTTCAACAGCTGTTACAAATTTTGATGTTCACGATATTTCAAGAACCTGT
This genomic window from Petrotoga mexicana DSM 14811 contains:
- the trmD gene encoding tRNA (guanosine(37)-N1)-methyltransferase TrmD, with the translated sequence MEQIKRIKISVLTIFPTMFDIIKNYGVIKKAIEKELVEIDIFNLRDYATDKHKVTDKPGYGGENGMVMLAEPFYRFYDEYILSKNRKPYIVLPSPQGEVFNNDLAFELAKKEELVFFCGRYEGIDERVKKIVDKEVSIGDYVLTGGEIPTMVIIETLLRFLPGVIGSKTSVENDSFYNGLLDHSHYTKPRDFRGMQVPEILLSGDHERIRIFRKKDSLLKTILKRPDLFIKKELNEEEKKILVEIIQEMLNKNSNYFKESQDV
- a CDS encoding KH domain-containing protein, whose translation is MKNLLLDILNNIVKHPDEIKIIESNEEKNVIFEIYANSEDVGQIIGKDGRTIKSINILLNAAKKDPEKKFILKVIR
- the rpsP gene encoding 30S ribosomal protein S16, yielding MVKIRLNRMGRRHQPFYRIVIVDSRNKRSGKYIESIGYYDPLNNSNQYKVDEDKALDWLLKGAQPTDTARRILRKMGVMKRYDEIKFRARKEKNTKNSEKIVETEGEKVKE
- the ffh gene encoding signal recognition particle protein: MFENLQKKLTGVFKNLSGKGKLSEKNIKDAVREVKLSLLEADVHYKVVKELIDRVKEEAVGSKVLESLTPDQEFIRIVRDDLIELMGGKENSKITISHNPGFIMLTGLQGSGKTTTAAKLANLYKKKGKNPLLVAADTYRPAAIDQLVQLGEDIGIPVFTGDRVDALKIVEESKKYAEKLLHDIVIVDTAGRLHIDEKMMEELDKIKKIINPDEILMVVDSMVGQDAVNSAKEFNDKLDLSGFVVSKLDGDSRGGVIISIRYITGKPVKLVGVGEKIDDLEEFYPDRYVGRILGMGDVLSFIEKVEKDIDKKKAEEDAERFMDGKFDLKDFLEQIRQIRKLGPLSNLLEMVPGVPKEQVDVTKGEQELKKFEAIINSMTPKERKNTRILTYSRKQRIAKGSGTTLQDINRLLKSYDQLKKTMKQMKKLKGRKLMKNLPF
- the rimM gene encoding ribosome maturation factor RimM (Essential for efficient processing of 16S rRNA), which encodes MKSLSNLLDNKISVAKIVNSHGVHGEVKIVPFTNVKDVITNLEEVLLYNISTRNFFFSKVLQVKPLNKFFVLSLRGIKDMDEAKKMIGYEVFIDKKDLPSLKSDEYYWYEILDSEVYYEDGEYVGKVEEIIQTGANDVISIKNVEDDKEVLIPMTDHYIVELKKEDKIIIVKKIEWYENGTNQKD